A window from Setaria italica strain Yugu1 chromosome VIII, Setaria_italica_v2.0, whole genome shotgun sequence encodes these proteins:
- the LOC101763353 gene encoding putative disease resistance protein RGA4 isoform X1, protein MAVGKRRSRGKLLFMAHAAQFDLMIGFTPAFHVKPFSTHPFGCIQEIELPDRRRSYQPCWLCTCVAAGGEATMVIGPLISMVMKKASSYLLDQYKVMEGMKEQRKTLERKLPAILHIIQDAEEKGASRPEVAAWLKDLKTAAYEANDVFDEFKYEALRREAKKKGHHSKLGAEVARLLVPARNPIVFRYRMGKKLRKIVQTIEALVTEMNTFGFRHLQQAQPSRQWRQTDSIIIDSDRDILSRSRDREKKKIVGMLLDQASNRDLMVLPIVGMGGMGKTTFVQLIYNDPAIEKHFELRRWCCVSDDFDVSTIASNICQTNEKCREKSLQELQSTISGKRYLIVLDDVWNRDADKWGKLKTCLKQGGKGSAVLTTTRDAEVARIMTMGVAEAHNIENLSDEHLKEIVQSRAFSLQNPNIEEQDGILSGFVRRCVGSPLAAKAFGSMLSNRTSINEWKDVLAKSDICSEKTGILPILKLSFDDLSPDMKQCFAFCALFPKDYEIDVDLLIRLWMAHDFVPVQEDDNPETVGKYIFEELTRRSFFQDVRQTRPIGNLRRSTICRIHDLMHDIALSVLRKECVTIVDKPSVNKLLLNPTRHLFLSIYGVSPVFVQEQVTSLLKKQTAMLHTLFIKGYGQPLDISKYTSLRALHLPADRLSCVGQEQLTRHIQHLRYLNLSSHEFEKLPEGISMMYNLQTLDLSHCRHLRQLPKDMKYMANLRHLYTHGCKSLTCMPPGLGQITSLRTLTYFVIGDGLGCSTIAELQNLNLGGELELSGLQNVTEVLAKAANLEKKEKLTYLSLKWNDDAREKPDSHNEVLDALKPHHQLEMLRIKSYKGTNLPSWITDLSMLQHLTELHLLGCMLCEEFPQFCHFKALEVLHLEKLDKLRSLCSHMVSTPFPALKQLRLHDLESLERWVATEGKEDDELTFPLLEEVDIDNCPKLTSLPEAPKLRVVSLDEGKPLLSLGIVKSRHMSSISKLKLRVHDTEALPEIDYNWDSSQKQKLSLGGTEAAPLSELNISGCNFFFVSSQSQLTPGVWKWFEHLVYFTIENCDVLIYWPEEVFQSLVSLKELWIQSCNKLIGPTQAKGVEPTQTTDQLLPHLNMIRIYCCESMAQLFILPPSIRLIHIEECPKLEFIWGKEEHIDTYTSLEHCRDPASTTGNLEQSPSPIIRRPCLVDLSISSCDSLLTLPNLPPSLKYLHIWSCEKLCSVSGDLCALEELHIFDCNKLQSVNSLGDHPSLETLYLNRCRCLASLGCDGGRGSYSALQSHKIEDCPAIDMKQFY, encoded by the exons ATGGCTGTGGGGAAGAGGAGAAGCAGGGGAAAGCTCCTTTTTATGGCTCACGCTGCTCAGTTCGATTTGATGATTGGCTTCACACCGGCTTTTCATGTGAAGCCCTTTTCAACTCACCCGTTTG GTTGCATTCAGGAGATCGAGCTGCCGGATCGGAGGAGGTCATATCAGCCGTGTTGGTTGTGCACTTGTGTTGCTGCCGGCGGAGAAGCAaccatggtgatcgggccactGATCTCCAtggtgatgaagaaggcatCCAGCTACCTGCTGGACCAATACAAGGTGATGGAAGGCATGAAGGAGCAGCGCAAGaccctggagcgcaagctcccAGCAATCCTGCACATCATCCAGGATGCGGAGGAGAAAGGAGCCTCCCGACCTGAAGTAGCAGCTTGGCTCAAAGACCTCAAGACAGCAGCCTATGAGGCCAACGACGTCTTTGATGAGTTCAAGTACGAGGCGCTTCGGCGAGAAGCCAAGAAGAAGGGCCACCACAGCAAGCTTGGAGCGGAGGTAGCAAGACTCCTCGTCCCCGCTCGTAATCCCATTGTATTCCGTTACAGGATGGGCAAGAAGCTACGCAAGATTGTGCAGACCATCGAGGCCTTGGTCACCGAGATGAATACATTTGGTTTCAGGCACTTGCAGCAAGCACAGCCATCAAGGCAGTGGCGACAGACAGATTCCATAATCATTGACTCCGACAGAGATATTCTTAGCAGATCTAGAGAtcgggagaagaagaaaatcgTGGGGATGCTCCTTGATCAAGCTAGCAACAGGGATCTCATGGTTCTTCCAATTGTTGGGATGGGTGGGATGGGCAAGACCACCTTTGTGCAACTCATTTACAATGACCCTGCAATCGAGAAGCACTTTGAGCTTCGAAGGTGGTGCTGCGTGTCAGATGATTTCGATGTCAGTACCATTGCAAGCAACATCTGCCAGACCAATGAGAAATGTCGTGAAAAATCATTGCAGGAGCTCCAGAGTACAATAAGTGGAAAAAGGTACCTCATTGTGTTAGATGATGTATGGAATCGGGATGCTGATAAGTGGGGAAAACTAAAGACCTGCCTTAAACAGGGTGGCAAGGGCAGTGCAGTACTAACAACAACTCGTGATGCAGAAGTGGCTCGCATTATGACCATGGGTGTAGCTGAAGCCCATAATATCGAGAATCTGAGTGACGAGCATTTAAAGGAAATTGTCCAGAGCAGAGCATTCAGCTTGCAAAATCCAAATATAGAAGAGCAAGATGGCATTCTCAGTGGATTTGTTCGTCGATGCGTTGGATCTCCCTTGGCTGCCAAAGCCTTTGGCTCTATGTTGAGTAACAGGACTAGTATAAATGAATGGAAGGATGTATTAGCTAAAAGTGACATTTGTAGTGAGAAAACCGGAATTTTACCGATCCTCAAGCTCAGTTTTGATGACCTATCCCCAGATATGAAGCAGTGCTTTGCATTTTGTGCTTTATTTCCTAAAGATTATGAGATTGATGTGGACCTCTTGATTCGACTGTGGATGGCACATGACTTCGTACCTGTGCAAGAGGATGACAATCCAGAAACCGTAGGAAAATATATTTTCGAGGAGCTAACTCGGAGGTCATTCTTTCAAGATGTTAGGCAAACACGTCCAATTGGCAATCTTCGTAGGTCAACCATATGCAGGATACATGATCTCATGCACGACATTGCTCTATCAGTTCTGCGGAAAGAATGTGTCACTATAGTTGATAAGCCGAGCGTCAACAAGCTGTTGCTAAATCCGACCCGCCACCTCTTCTTATCAATATACGGTGTTAGTCCTGTTTTCGTGCAAGAACAGGTTACAAGTCTATTGAAGAAACAAACTGCAATGCTCCATACGTTGTTTATCAAAGGTTATGGTCAACCCCTTGATATATCAAAGTACACTTCACTGCGAGCATTACACCTTCCAGCAGATAGGTTATCATGTGTAGGACAGGAACAGCTTACAAGACACATACAGCACCTAAGGTATCTTAATCTGTCGTCACATGAGTTCGAGAAACTTCCTGAAGGTATAAGCATGATGTATAATCTACAAACGTTGGACCTCTCTCATTGCAGACACCTTCGTCAACTTCCAAAGGATATGAAGTATATGGCAAACCTCCGACACCTCTATACCCATGGATGCAAATCATTGACGTGCATGCCTCCAGGACTTGGACAGATCACTTCTCTGCGGACTCTAACTTATTTTGTTATTGGTGATGGCTTGGGATGTAGTACTATTGCGGAACTTCAAAACTTAAATCTTGGTGGAGAGTTAGAGTTAAGTGGTCTGCAAAATGTAACAGAAGTGCTTGCAAAAGCAGCCAatcttgaaaaaaaagagaaactcACATACTTATCTCTCAAGTGGAATGATGATGCCCGTGAGAAACCAGATTCTCATAATGAGGTGTTAGATGCCCTTAAACCTCATCATCAGCTGGAGATGCTAAGAATAAAGTCCTACAAAGGCACCAATTTACCGTCATGGATAACAGATCTTAGTATGTTGCAGCACTTGACTGAGCTCCATCTGCTTGGTTGTATGCTGTGTGAGGAATTTCCTCAATTCTGCCATTTCAAAGCCCTTGAAGTTCTGCATTTGGAAAAGTTGGACAAATTGCGAAGCCTATGCAGCCATATGGTGTCTACGCCATTTCCAGCACTGAAGCAACTCCGGTTACATGATTTGGAGAGCTTGGAGAGATGGGTCGCaacagaaggaaaagaagatgaTGAATTAACCTTTCCTCTACTTGAGGAGGTCGATATAGACAACTGTCCAAAGTTGACTAGCCTACCTGAAGCACCAAAGCTCAGGGTTGTAAGTTTGGATGAAGGCAAGCCGCTGCTCTCCTTAGGAATAGTTAAATCAAGGCACATGTCTTCAATTTCTAAGCTAAAGCTGCGTGTCCATGACACAGAAGCACTGCCTGAGATAGATTATAATTGGGATTCATCACAGAAACAGAAACTATCTTTGGGTGGCACAGAAGCCGCACCTCTGTCAGAACTGAACATATCTGGCtgcaactttttcttcgtatcAAGCCAGTCACAGCTAACACCTGGGGTCTGGAAATGGTTTGAACATCTTGTATATTTCACAATTGAAAACTGTGATGTGCTCATCTACTGGCCAGAAGAAGTGTTCCAAAGCTTGGTATCTTTGAAGGAGTTGTGGATTCAGTCCTGCAACAAGCTAATAGGGCCCACACAAGCGAAAGGTGTCGAACCTACACAAACGACAGATCAACTCCTACCACATCTAAACATGATACGTATATACTGTTGTGAAAGCATGGCACAGCTCTTCATTCTTCCCCCATCTATCAGACTTATTCATATTGAGGAATGCCCTAAGCTTGAGTTCATATGGGGAAAGGAGGAGCATATTGACACATATACATCGCTGGAACATTGCCGCGACCCTGCATCCACCACTGGTAACCTAGAGCAATCGCCGTCTCCAATTATTCGCCGTCCATGCCTTGTAGATCTATCTATAAGCAGTTGTGATAGCCTGTTAACACTTCCAAATCTACCACCGTCCCTCAAATATTTACACATCTGGAGCTGTGAGAAGCTCTGCTCTGTGTCAGGAGACCTGTGTGCACTCGAGGAGCTACATATTTTTGACTGCAATAAGTTACAGTCAGTCAATTCCTTGGGAGACCACCCATCATTAGAAACACTGTATCTTAATCGCTGCCGATGCCTTGCATCTTTAGGATGTGATGGTGGTCGTGGAAGTTACTCTGCTCTTCAGAGCCATAAGATCGAAGACTGCCCAGCCATAGACATGAAGCAGTTTTACTAA
- the LOC101763353 gene encoding putative disease resistance protein RGA4 isoform X2 — MAVGKRRSRGKLLFMAHAAQFDLMIGFTPAFHVKPFSTHPFGCIQEIELPDRRRSYQPCWLCTCVAAGGEATMVIGPLISMVMKKASSYLLDQYKVMEGMKEQRKTLERKLPAILHIIQDAEEKGASRPEVAAWLKDLKTAAYEANDVFDEFKYEALRREAKKKGHHSKLGAEVARLLVPARNPIVFRYRMGKKLRKIVQTIEALVTEMNTFGFRHLQQAQPSRQWRQTDSIIIDSDRDILSRSRDREKKKIVGMLLDQASNRDLMVLPIVGMGGMGKTTFVQLIYNDPAIEKHFELRRWCCVSDDFDVSTIASNICQTNEKCREKSLQELQSTISGKRYLIVLDDVWNRDADKWGKLKTCLKQGGKGSAVLTTTRDAEVARIMTMGVAEAHNIENLSDEHLKEIVQSRAFSLQNPNIEEQDGILSGFVRRCVGSPLAAKAFGSMLSNRTSINEWKDVLAKSDICSEKTGILPILKLSFDDLSPDMKQCFAFCALFPKDYEIDVDLLIRLWMAHDFVPVQEDDNPETVGKYIFEELTRRSFFQDVRQTRPIGNLRRSTICRIHDLMHDIALSVLRKECVTIVDKPSVNKLLLNPTRHLFLSIYGVSPVFVQEQVTSLLKKQTAMLHTLFIKGYGQPLDISKYTSLRALHLPADRLSCVGQEQLTRHIQHLRHLRQLPKDMKYMANLRHLYTHGCKSLTCMPPGLGQITSLRTLTYFVIGDGLGCSTIAELQNLNLGGELELSGLQNVTEVLAKAANLEKKEKLTYLSLKWNDDAREKPDSHNEVLDALKPHHQLEMLRIKSYKGTNLPSWITDLSMLQHLTELHLLGCMLCEEFPQFCHFKALEVLHLEKLDKLRSLCSHMVSTPFPALKQLRLHDLESLERWVATEGKEDDELTFPLLEEVDIDNCPKLTSLPEAPKLRVVSLDEGKPLLSLGIVKSRHMSSISKLKLRVHDTEALPEIDYNWDSSQKQKLSLGGTEAAPLSELNISGCNFFFVSSQSQLTPGVWKWFEHLVYFTIENCDVLIYWPEEVFQSLVSLKELWIQSCNKLIGPTQAKGVEPTQTTDQLLPHLNMIRIYCCESMAQLFILPPSIRLIHIEECPKLEFIWGKEEHIDTYTSLEHCRDPASTTGNLEQSPSPIIRRPCLVDLSISSCDSLLTLPNLPPSLKYLHIWSCEKLCSVSGDLCALEELHIFDCNKLQSVNSLGDHPSLETLYLNRCRCLASLGCDGGRGSYSALQSHKIEDCPAIDMKQFY; from the exons ATGGCTGTGGGGAAGAGGAGAAGCAGGGGAAAGCTCCTTTTTATGGCTCACGCTGCTCAGTTCGATTTGATGATTGGCTTCACACCGGCTTTTCATGTGAAGCCCTTTTCAACTCACCCGTTTG GTTGCATTCAGGAGATCGAGCTGCCGGATCGGAGGAGGTCATATCAGCCGTGTTGGTTGTGCACTTGTGTTGCTGCCGGCGGAGAAGCAaccatggtgatcgggccactGATCTCCAtggtgatgaagaaggcatCCAGCTACCTGCTGGACCAATACAAGGTGATGGAAGGCATGAAGGAGCAGCGCAAGaccctggagcgcaagctcccAGCAATCCTGCACATCATCCAGGATGCGGAGGAGAAAGGAGCCTCCCGACCTGAAGTAGCAGCTTGGCTCAAAGACCTCAAGACAGCAGCCTATGAGGCCAACGACGTCTTTGATGAGTTCAAGTACGAGGCGCTTCGGCGAGAAGCCAAGAAGAAGGGCCACCACAGCAAGCTTGGAGCGGAGGTAGCAAGACTCCTCGTCCCCGCTCGTAATCCCATTGTATTCCGTTACAGGATGGGCAAGAAGCTACGCAAGATTGTGCAGACCATCGAGGCCTTGGTCACCGAGATGAATACATTTGGTTTCAGGCACTTGCAGCAAGCACAGCCATCAAGGCAGTGGCGACAGACAGATTCCATAATCATTGACTCCGACAGAGATATTCTTAGCAGATCTAGAGAtcgggagaagaagaaaatcgTGGGGATGCTCCTTGATCAAGCTAGCAACAGGGATCTCATGGTTCTTCCAATTGTTGGGATGGGTGGGATGGGCAAGACCACCTTTGTGCAACTCATTTACAATGACCCTGCAATCGAGAAGCACTTTGAGCTTCGAAGGTGGTGCTGCGTGTCAGATGATTTCGATGTCAGTACCATTGCAAGCAACATCTGCCAGACCAATGAGAAATGTCGTGAAAAATCATTGCAGGAGCTCCAGAGTACAATAAGTGGAAAAAGGTACCTCATTGTGTTAGATGATGTATGGAATCGGGATGCTGATAAGTGGGGAAAACTAAAGACCTGCCTTAAACAGGGTGGCAAGGGCAGTGCAGTACTAACAACAACTCGTGATGCAGAAGTGGCTCGCATTATGACCATGGGTGTAGCTGAAGCCCATAATATCGAGAATCTGAGTGACGAGCATTTAAAGGAAATTGTCCAGAGCAGAGCATTCAGCTTGCAAAATCCAAATATAGAAGAGCAAGATGGCATTCTCAGTGGATTTGTTCGTCGATGCGTTGGATCTCCCTTGGCTGCCAAAGCCTTTGGCTCTATGTTGAGTAACAGGACTAGTATAAATGAATGGAAGGATGTATTAGCTAAAAGTGACATTTGTAGTGAGAAAACCGGAATTTTACCGATCCTCAAGCTCAGTTTTGATGACCTATCCCCAGATATGAAGCAGTGCTTTGCATTTTGTGCTTTATTTCCTAAAGATTATGAGATTGATGTGGACCTCTTGATTCGACTGTGGATGGCACATGACTTCGTACCTGTGCAAGAGGATGACAATCCAGAAACCGTAGGAAAATATATTTTCGAGGAGCTAACTCGGAGGTCATTCTTTCAAGATGTTAGGCAAACACGTCCAATTGGCAATCTTCGTAGGTCAACCATATGCAGGATACATGATCTCATGCACGACATTGCTCTATCAGTTCTGCGGAAAGAATGTGTCACTATAGTTGATAAGCCGAGCGTCAACAAGCTGTTGCTAAATCCGACCCGCCACCTCTTCTTATCAATATACGGTGTTAGTCCTGTTTTCGTGCAAGAACAGGTTACAAGTCTATTGAAGAAACAAACTGCAATGCTCCATACGTTGTTTATCAAAGGTTATGGTCAACCCCTTGATATATCAAAGTACACTTCACTGCGAGCATTACACCTTCCAGCAGATAGGTTATCATGTGTAGGACAGGAACAGCTTACAAGACACATACAGCACCTAAG ACACCTTCGTCAACTTCCAAAGGATATGAAGTATATGGCAAACCTCCGACACCTCTATACCCATGGATGCAAATCATTGACGTGCATGCCTCCAGGACTTGGACAGATCACTTCTCTGCGGACTCTAACTTATTTTGTTATTGGTGATGGCTTGGGATGTAGTACTATTGCGGAACTTCAAAACTTAAATCTTGGTGGAGAGTTAGAGTTAAGTGGTCTGCAAAATGTAACAGAAGTGCTTGCAAAAGCAGCCAatcttgaaaaaaaagagaaactcACATACTTATCTCTCAAGTGGAATGATGATGCCCGTGAGAAACCAGATTCTCATAATGAGGTGTTAGATGCCCTTAAACCTCATCATCAGCTGGAGATGCTAAGAATAAAGTCCTACAAAGGCACCAATTTACCGTCATGGATAACAGATCTTAGTATGTTGCAGCACTTGACTGAGCTCCATCTGCTTGGTTGTATGCTGTGTGAGGAATTTCCTCAATTCTGCCATTTCAAAGCCCTTGAAGTTCTGCATTTGGAAAAGTTGGACAAATTGCGAAGCCTATGCAGCCATATGGTGTCTACGCCATTTCCAGCACTGAAGCAACTCCGGTTACATGATTTGGAGAGCTTGGAGAGATGGGTCGCaacagaaggaaaagaagatgaTGAATTAACCTTTCCTCTACTTGAGGAGGTCGATATAGACAACTGTCCAAAGTTGACTAGCCTACCTGAAGCACCAAAGCTCAGGGTTGTAAGTTTGGATGAAGGCAAGCCGCTGCTCTCCTTAGGAATAGTTAAATCAAGGCACATGTCTTCAATTTCTAAGCTAAAGCTGCGTGTCCATGACACAGAAGCACTGCCTGAGATAGATTATAATTGGGATTCATCACAGAAACAGAAACTATCTTTGGGTGGCACAGAAGCCGCACCTCTGTCAGAACTGAACATATCTGGCtgcaactttttcttcgtatcAAGCCAGTCACAGCTAACACCTGGGGTCTGGAAATGGTTTGAACATCTTGTATATTTCACAATTGAAAACTGTGATGTGCTCATCTACTGGCCAGAAGAAGTGTTCCAAAGCTTGGTATCTTTGAAGGAGTTGTGGATTCAGTCCTGCAACAAGCTAATAGGGCCCACACAAGCGAAAGGTGTCGAACCTACACAAACGACAGATCAACTCCTACCACATCTAAACATGATACGTATATACTGTTGTGAAAGCATGGCACAGCTCTTCATTCTTCCCCCATCTATCAGACTTATTCATATTGAGGAATGCCCTAAGCTTGAGTTCATATGGGGAAAGGAGGAGCATATTGACACATATACATCGCTGGAACATTGCCGCGACCCTGCATCCACCACTGGTAACCTAGAGCAATCGCCGTCTCCAATTATTCGCCGTCCATGCCTTGTAGATCTATCTATAAGCAGTTGTGATAGCCTGTTAACACTTCCAAATCTACCACCGTCCCTCAAATATTTACACATCTGGAGCTGTGAGAAGCTCTGCTCTGTGTCAGGAGACCTGTGTGCACTCGAGGAGCTACATATTTTTGACTGCAATAAGTTACAGTCAGTCAATTCCTTGGGAGACCACCCATCATTAGAAACACTGTATCTTAATCGCTGCCGATGCCTTGCATCTTTAGGATGTGATGGTGGTCGTGGAAGTTACTCTGCTCTTCAGAGCCATAAGATCGAAGACTGCCCAGCCATAGACATGAAGCAGTTTTACTAA